Proteins found in one Plasmodium malariae genome assembly, chromosome: 13 genomic segment:
- the PmUG01_13041800 gene encoding conserved Plasmodium protein, unknown function, translating into MMKNTLLGEYSTEDNSGSFYIARKEDHTNGNGNRNSNSNSNINNCSLLHNDANSGCRKNNVLMVDDKLICRKYNNLNQFHSCRIKSSHNNLLQGELSMNKTELKKKYNEPNYYYVLQNTALNAYFDEDNSKQISSNVKKNIIGKQNSKREKTKECTSTSTLLSEKFHNENLHRNGFYNCADYMYLFNKNEHEFSTYGKINFTEGEMHDGGKYMDYLEEDSNNENNSRKILPQAFVKKELNKNYLNNINRHSNEASVEENSTNENELNDLLKITKEIYSSNNFSLNINTNNASTECRNINDKEGNYNYIDNVMYSGNPIDLLKWGISASKKDKATVNNLDSSIISDDLNGNEYFNNEKLKNEKFKSEKIKASMSIQIGDTDRMGVIRTQNNTSRGRNLCKLHNFKNMENVFNMSKLDYIKKSNSLGNSNIEKSAEEVIIISSTSDNYTGHSNAILKKEMGNFSKFPKNNRDMVEKNNSSYKIAHIYNVNEMENQDEVKKGTILKVADADICSLRGKLIKDPYKLKSSSQEGRNLFLSNNKLSTKIKKVNSDDPHRDIFTNVNINNNMGMNKNMNINTRKQSIRVCSVKDTNMTDSEKRENNHNILNSLYFENKGLTNVSKKRSEKDNHIRIISLDSLSHDSKEFLKNRECIEREELLHMNENENKRENKIENKSENKRENKIENKRENNSENKRENKSENKRENNSENKRENNSENKRENKRENKNKINYAAQTCPYRKGLYSIGEYCLEKDHKSHSDLYDVLLNSDENVQGINKHLNIAEILNTQENFKYNPTIKGNHHLRNEKKKLKNRNSDLNNLAVKKNSIHDDSFNEEQERVSIVGDIKNYSPTVEKSSKAKKYEHKDETKYMLHATSFSFNSLNPTITSYKERKKNILLVKNMKQHKLVNNIHTHKLKDYEKSSIKNIIGENVNAVEKENKKSSSNNDKRKELTDTVNIKLTGIRTNEEKINTSIIADALKLIDKKTKDNNYKERVKKGIHNKKEEKKERSFSNSIEIISDNYPKANINICRKFFKMGSKNNENSKPFKIKYPFISKHSNAHEYMVPIRNQPIKSLKRMKMEHQNRGHYICQQSGSFNGLGRGMNRVDRDMRKADKGMNWIDKGAHKADKVMHKIDNDMHMVDSDIYISKTKKKDRPSAFSNKEDKTEINETGNVLDTGESVEEYEEKNKIFNIPSCHSSSSYEPPKYSLNYANLGSQIYQVQKDNCTVNKRKEHPHKKKERVFYEKEEIKNVIVPYSENSVLSRIGNKREVYTNKNILLKKKKNIMCNEKLNNDKYENNKIEKKSKMMHNMLSDKMYLDNKNRKQEYPLDITATYKCKNIHLKINVDTNNEELLKHTQSKLSKRSLEFKLIITKFIDGFIKSTETNIYNSSNIILQNTETDVFYNITIHAYSTVITTVWLYASISFYLTKFNVEKFKLKTPSSVTFTTDAEFQNFLLNNNTKKKPSKSGIRSELKSEQRKGSKNESIYAQKNEAINSPMYEKCVTQKGLLKNTLEKNISIFMKNYKQKDNRVRISEEQQKDNFSQDDYSSTLDTVSSYESGDAINRNTNICNTPENINESAGHSISEHNNNNSNSNNYSSMYKEKAYPYGVYDELYNDEYLSSSTYEEVLLDFHDLNKGKIKYKFQNFTHERDHDEENDKKGRSVDNINTDSSTANNASSTANNASSTANNASSTVNNSLSTANNALSTANNASSTANNASSTANNASSTANNASSTVNNSLSTANNASSTANNALSTANNALSTANNALSTANNASSTANNASSTANNASSTANNASSTVNNSLSTANNASSTANNASSTANNASSTANTTSSTANNASSTANTTSSTTNNASSTANTTSSTANTTSSTANTTSSTANTTSSIADTTSSTADTAPCIAIKSGYYHKKYDNNKERHKSKDKISREMNEQNGINRIRPIIHVNRISEKQTTHVSGYNKAKDEMSNNSIKFNNKMNEVYEGCFTFSEFTSEKADETRDSNKWLLNPLIIKESINSASLNLSNSHMFRDNYKNDNTNSELKKSKHHILTNDHHNNDKRNCSSKLHEICKDTPSKTFKKSKNISHFKDDYHTLKKEVENLGEVNSIQNKKYVKGSNMNGMNYSEREKIKINLCNTNNNYITNIESFHNKNDTVDENDGNSVYNNNDVNDDDNYNNNGKYKMNNGLAYISNTDSPKKEHKTKEEYSSKSCHENFTQTPYREDCNDNYILNKSLYLSNDDKVLEKSKYNSTTHSGLKANKYFSKNEKEYLQCSSEMQENDKESLTLLNKIDNKNEIQDMHCVSLNHTDGSNQVVDIKDAKQIKDIKEENTGIDESTLTNNMTYNKILEPLHEECVTNKSLYLSNEANISNKPKDYQTDERKLMIYNNVNICSNNTININKNNIKNSINTYATLNNKMNESNNRYHNNHSNTSNHFKALPDLNNATFNPDDKKLINRKNVQLPPSSSSASPSKLGEDNKYNYLYNPCFNKTCQRLNLTNRINIWNKMNPLIDFLNKTFVSNTEEVDNKVGKKYFHTSRGKFYNSEDLLYRCNNNYKDVRCAYKAGYIPPVYNISGKSNSSGLSVNNSSGLGVNRSGLSTNISDNNSNNNNFTNYLNREINPLKQPIHSMNMLKMHEKGTEECPTASINNLVNYKKNNESDIYYKDRNMAISENKSRLNFLISDKKNNSEENVIRCNYNFINGNKTSKNGEKIEQEIRYVKDNNYFDKEYFLNSQRLANNHISNHVNNSKNLSDSNIINNPTPKCAPVNKLVSNNRSNSSNRLTGGNRSNSSNQLTGGNRSNSINRLTGGNRLIGSNRLISNDRLNGSNRLNGSNQLISNNLLNNNVKYVNHNDLVNKHRYYNMRTHGSSNNSNNNSLYIYNKEAAPIYLDNSKKKIYISNPTFFPPYTPQSVPNYDKHNNENFYNLKNNIYMQNSSRENVNRELNRNLQDDVHIQKTHMKENVIKYKQNINSKNNEIKLKKSFFKPNIDNNTLYDYKKYMTPNCTLTKVAFNKNLYIPSQEIKSTGTKNSYKAFNTNKEKVNNYLNTSTSNNFNFSEHVGKNTNVRCPIYTPNAENSQTMFLNQKKVTKLNPSNVYYNGSMNCLEKNEIYFQKMLLNGGVNRIAKSSNCVRGNNNVISTPNGKLSSNVRGNWNGCLNRNYSSNHNSNCNDNPYGNPHDNPLETPHSLNFKNKPMIERTDLIRLNAVMPENNKKKIYSKANPVIETCQNDENSTTMLTSFDNKSLHDQYDDGKEWPVRMSLHSDNNIIKKDNIYENIFSPLNSYEMKKHIINNENSTNSNDESLKNGNKNNFHTNCTSNYIKSNTKDSADKVGFNLSVNNDFNFGNIEKTLNQIKGNIITYNDYNASNSEKEHAYVNNIYINNENSFSKNRKCSPFFGKSNNAVISDNENNDNLLQNTYSEVQLFQLNIQLDESTWRKITFTPEDKLDDKIIKFINDNKLKKIFLLTIKEKMKYMLQNDIAKWSISITELL; encoded by the exons ATGATGAAAAATACCTTATTAGGAGAGTATTCAACAGAAGATAACTCAGGTTCGTTTTATATAGCACGGAAAGAGGATCACACCAACGGAAACGGAAACAGAAATAGCAACAGTAATAGCAATATCAATAACTGCTCGCTATTACACAATGATGCAAATAGTGGTTGTAggaaaaataatgttttaatgGTAGATGATAAATTAATCTGtcgaaaatataataacctTAATCAGTTTCATTCATGCAGGATTAAATCAtcacataataatttattacaagGGGAATTAAGTATGAATAAAACagaactaaaaaaaaaatataatgaaccaaattattattatgttttacaAAATACAGCACTTAATGCATATTTTGATGAAGACAATTCTAAACAAATATCAagtaatgttaaaaaaaatattataggCAAACAAAACAgcaaaagagaaaaaacaaaagagtGTACTTCTACTAGCACATTATTATCagaaaaatttcataatgaaaatttgCATCGAAACGGCTTTTATAATTGCGCTgattatatgtacttatttaATAAGAATGAGCATGAATTTTCTACgtatggaaaaataaattttacggAAGGTGAAATGCACGATGGTGGAAAATATATGGACTACCTAGAAGAGGATAGTaacaatgaaaataatagcagaaaaattttaccacaagcatttgtaaaaaaagaattaaataaaaactatttaaataatataaatagacATTCTAATGAAGCATCTGTAGAAGAAAATAGtacaaatgaaaatgaactaaacgatttattaaaaataaccaAGGAAATCTACAGTAGCAATaacttttcattaaatataaacacgAATAATGCGTCTACAGAATGTAGAAACATAAATGACAAAGAaggaaattataattatattgacAATGTTATGTATAGCGGGAATCCTATCGATTTACTAAAATGGGGCATTTCAGCTAGTAAAAAGGACAAAGCGACAGTGAACAACCTTGACAGTTCAATTATTTCAGATGATCTAAATGGAAACGAATATTTCAATAATGAAAAActcaaaaatgaaaaatttaaaagtgaaaaaattaaggcaAGTATGTCAATTCAAATTGGTGATACAGACAGAATGGGAGTAATACGTACACAAAATAACACAAGTAGAGGTAGAAACTTGTGTAAATTGCACAACTTCAAGAACATGGAAAATGTATTCAATATGAGCAAGTTagattatattaaaaaatcgAATAGTTTAGGTAATAGCAACATTGAAAAATCAGCAGAGGAGGTAATTATAATTAGCAGTACTTCTGATAATTATACAGGACATTCTAAtgcaattttgaaaaaagagaTGGGAAATTTTAGCAAATTCCCTAAGAATAACAGAGATATggtagaaaaaaataactcATCGTACAAAAtagcacacatatataacgTAAATGAAATGGAGAATCAAgatgaagtaaaaaaaggaacCATTTTAAAAGTAGCAGATGCTGACATATGTTCTTTAAGGGGTAAGCTAATTAAGGACCCTTATAAATTGAAAAGCTCATCACAAGAGGGGAGAAATTTGTTTCTAAGTAATAACAAGTTATCaaccaaaataaaaaaggtaaattCTGATGATCCACATAGAGATATATTcacaaatgtaaatattaataacaatatgggcatgaataaaaatatgaacattaACACGAGAAAACAATCCATTAGAGTCTGCTCCGTCAAGGACACAAATATGACGGATTctgaaaaaagagaaaataatcACAACATATTAAAcagtttatattttgaaaataaaggTTTAACAAATGtcagtaaaaaaagaagtgaaAAGGATAATCATATCCGTATAATTTCACTCGATAGTCTGAGTCACGATTCTAAAGAATTTCTCAAAAATAGAGAATGTATAGAACGCGAGGAGTTACTACACatgaatgaaaatgaaaataaaagggaaaataagATCGAAAATAAGAGCGAaaataaaagggaaaataagatcgaaaataaaagggaaaataatagcgaaaataaaagggaaaataagagcgaaaataaaagggaaaataatagcgaaaataaaagggaaaataatagcgaaaataaaagggaaaataaaagggaaaataaaaataagatcAATTATGCTGCTCAAACATGTCCTTATCGTAAAGGGCTGTATAGTATTGGGGAATACTGTCTAGAGAAGGATCATAAGAGCCATTCTGATTTATATGATGTTCTCCTAAATTCTGATGAAAATGTACAAGGTATTAATAAGCATTTAAATATTGCGGAAATTTTAAATACtcaagaaaattttaaatacaatCCTACGATTAAGGGTAACCATCATTtgagaaatgaaaaaaagaaattgaaaAACAGAAACTCAGATCTCAATAATTTagctgtaaaaaaaaattctatacATGATGATAGCTTTAATGAAGAGCAGGAAAGAGTAAGTATCGTTGGTGACATAAAAAACTACTCCCCAACGGTAGAAAAATCAAgcaaagcaaaaaaatatgagcATAAAGacgaaacaaaatatatgttgCATGCAACATCATTCAGTTTTAATTCACTAAATCCAACTATCACCTCATacaaagaaaggaaaaaaaacattctcttagtaaaaaatatgaaacaaCACAAAttagtaaataatatacatacacacaaatTAAAAGATTACGAAAAAAgtagtataaaaaatataataggaGAAAATGTAAATGCAGTAGAAAAAGAGAACAAAAAAAGTAGTTCAAACAATGACAAACGGAAAGAATTAACAGATACTGTAAATATTAAACTAACAGGGATTCGTAccaatgaagaaaaaataaatacttctATTATTGCCGATGCATTAAAACTtatagataaaaaaacaaaggacaacaattataaagaaagagttaaaaaaggaatacataataaaaaagaagaaaaaaaagagaggtCCTTTTCTAACAGTATTGAAATTATCAGTGACAATTACCCCAAAGCgaacataaatatttgtcgcaaatttttcaaaatgggtagtaagaataatgaaaatagcAAACCTTTTAAGATAAAATACCCTTTTATATCTAAACATAGTAATGCTCATGAATACATGGTACCAATTAGAAATCAACCAATTAAGTCATTAAAAAGGATGAAGATGGAACATCAGAATAGAGGCCATTATATATGCCAACAGAGTGGCAGTTTTAACGGCCTAGGAAGAGGAATGAACAGGGTAGATAGAGACATGCGTAAAGCAGACAAAGGAATGAACTGGATAGATAAAGGTGCTCACAAAGCAGATAAAGTAATGCATAAAATAGATAACGACATGCATATGGTAGACtcagatatatatataagcaaaacaaaaaaaaaagatcgCCCTTCTGCATTCTCGAACAAAGAAGACAAAACAGAGATAAACGAAACGGGGAATGTGTTAGACACAGGTGAGAGTGTCGAagaatatgaagaaaaaaataaaatttttaatattccttCTTGTCATAGTTCATCTTCTTATGAGCCCCCCAAATATTCTCTTAATTATGCAAACCTAGGCAGTCAAATTTATCAAGTGCAAAAGGATAACTGTACAGTGAACAAACGTAAAGAACATCCacataaaaagaaagaaagagtATTTTAcgaaaaggaagaaataaaaaatgtcaTTGTTCCTTATTCAGAAAATAGTGTATTAAGCAGAATTGGCAACAAAAGGGAAGTATATAccaataaaaacattttattgaaaaaaaaaaaaaatataatgtgtaatgaaaaattgaataacgataaatatgaaaataacaaaatagaaaaaaagagtaaaatgATGCATAACATGTTAAGTGATAAAATGTACTTAgacaataaaaatagaaaacagGAATACCCTCTTGATATTACAGCTACATATAAGTGTAAAAacattcatttaaaaattaatgttgacacaaataatgaagaattaCTCAAACATACTCAGAGTAAATTATCAAAAAGAAGTTTagaatttaaattaattataacgaAATTTATTGATGGCTTTATTAAATCAACCGaaacgaatatatataattcgtcaaatataatattacaaaatacaGAGACAGATGTTTTctataatattactattcACGCATATAGTACTGTTATAACTACCGTATGGCTATATGCATCTATTTCTTTCTATTTAACCAAGTTCAATGTTGAGaagtttaaattaaaaaccCCTAGTTCTGTTACATTTACAACAGATGCAGAAttccaaaattttttattaaacaacaatacgaaaaaaaaaccGTCAAAAAGTGGGATAAGAAGTGAATTAAAAAGTGAGCAAAGAAAAGGATCAAAAAATGAATCAATATATGCccaaaaaaatgaagcaaTAAATTCACCAATGTATGAAAAATGTGTGACACAAAAGggtttgttaaaaaatacccttgaaaaa aacatttccaTTTTCATGAAAAATTACAAGCAAAAAGATAATCGTGTTAGGATCTCAGAAGAACAACAAAAAGACAACTTTTCCCAAGATGACTATTCTAGTACCCTCGATACAGTCAGTTCTTATGAGAGCGGCGATGCGATTAATAGAAATACAAACATTTGTAACACTCCGGAGAACATAAATGAATCAGCTGGACACTCCATCAGTGAgcataacaataataatagtaatagtaataattatagttCTATGTACAAAGAAAAGGCGTACCCCTATGGAGTGTATGATGAATTATACAACGATGAGTACTTGAGCAGTTCTACCTATGAAGAAGTGTTACTAGATTTTCATGATCTTAATAAaggcaaaataaaatataaattccaAAATTTTACGCACGAAAGAGATCATGACGAggaaaatgacaaaaaaggGAGAAGCGTGGATAATATTAACACGGACTCATCTACTGCTAACAATGCTTCATCAACTGCTAACAATGCTTCATCAACTGCTAACAATGCCTCATCTACTGTTAATAATTCCTTATCTACTGCTAACAATGCCTTATCTACTGCTAACAATGCCTCATCTACTGCTAATAATGCCTCATCTACTGCTAATAATGCTTCATCAACTGCTAACAATGCCTCATCTACTGTTAATAATTCCTTATCTACTGCTAACAATGCCTCATCAACTGCTAACAATGCCTTATCTACTGCTAACAATGCCTTATCTACTGCTAACAATGCCTTATCTACTGCAAACAATGCCTCATCAACTGCTAACAATGCCTCATCTACTGCTAATAATGCTTCATCAACTGCTAACAATGCCTCATCTACTGTTAATAATTCCTTATCTACTGCTAACAATGCCTCATCTACTGCTAACAATGCCTCATCAACTGCTAACAATGCCTCATCAACTGCTAACACTACCTCATCAACTGCTAACAATGCCTCATCAACTGCTAACACTACCTCATCAACTACTAACAATGCCTCATCAACTGCTAACACTACCTCATCTACTGCCAACACTACCTCATCTACTGCCAACACTACCTCATCTACTGCCAACACTACCTCATCTATTGCTGATACTACCTCATCTACTGCTGACACTGCCCCCTGTATTGCAATAAAATCAGGttattaccataaaaaatacgataataataaagaacgGCATAAAagtaaagataaaatatCGCGCGAGATGAACGAGCAAAACGGGATTAACCGAATCAGGCCCATCATCCATGTTAACAGAATCAGCGAAAAGCAAACTACTCATGTTAGCGGATACAACAAAGCAAAGGACGAAATGTCGAataattcaataaaatttaataacaaaatgaatGAAGTTTATGAGGGCTGTTTTACATTTTCCGAGTTCACATCAGAGAAAGCTGATGAGACACGAGATTCAAACAAATGGCTCCTAAACCCTCTAATCATTAAGGAAAGTATAAATTCTGCTTCATTAAACTTATCAAATAGTCATATGTTTAGAGATAACTATAAGAATGATAATACAAATTCAGAATTAAAGAAAAGTAAGCACCACATTTTGACTAATGATCATcacaataatgataaaagGAATTGCAGCAGTAAACTACATGAAATATGTAAAGATACACCAAGTAAAACgtttaaaaaaagcaaaaatatttcaCATTTTAAGGATGATTAtcatacattaaaaaaagaagtagaaAATTTAGGTGAAGTAAACtctattcaaaataaaaaatacgtCAAAGGTAGCAACATGAATGGTATGAATTATTCtgaaagggaaaaaataaaaataaatttgtgtAATACtaacaataattatattactaACATAGAGAGTTTTCATAATAAGAATGATACGGTTGATGAGAATGATGGTAACAGTgtttataacaataatgatgtcaatgatgatgataactataacaataatggtaaatacaaaatgaaCAACGGTTTAGCTTATATAAGCAATACGGATTCTCCTAAAAAAGAGCATAAGACAAAAGAAGAATATTCAAGTAAAAGTTGCCATGAAAACTTTACACAGACTCCATATAGAGAAGATTGTAATgacaattatatattgaataaaAGCTTATATCTATCAAATGATGATAAAGTACTAGagaaaagtaaatataattcaacAACTCACTCAGGGTTGAAagcaaataaatattttagcaaaaatgaaaaggaataTTTACAATGTTCCTCAGAAATGCAAGAGAATGATAAAGAATCCCTTACattattaaacaaaattgataacaaaaatgaaatacaaGATATGCATTGTGTAAGTCTAAATCACACGGATGGAAGTAACCAAGTAGTAGACATAAAAGACGCTAAACAAATCAAAgatataaaagaagaaaacacTGGGATTGATGAATCTACTCTTACGAATAACATGACGTACAACAAAATATTAGAACCTTTACATGAAGAGTGTGTGACAAATAAAAGTCTTTATCTGAGTAATGAGGCTAACATTTCTAATAAGCCAAAGGATTATCAAACTGACGAAAGAAAACTAATGATATATAACAACGTTAACATCTGTAGTAACAATAcgataaatattaataagaacaatataaaaaattcaattaACACATATGCcacattaaataataaaatgaatgaatCAAACAATAGGTACCATAACAACCATTCGAATACTTCCAATCACTTTAAGGCACTTCCTGATTTAAATAATGCAACTTTTAATCcagatgataaaaaattaataaatagaaaaaatgtacaacTCCCACCATCTTCATCTTCGGCTTCACCTTCAAAACTTGGAGAGGAcaacaaatataattatttatataatccTTGCTTTAATAAAACATGCCAAAGAttaaatttaacaaataGAATCAATATATGGAATAAAATGAACCCGCTTATagactttttaaataagacATTTGTAAGTAATACTGAAGAAGTTGATAACAAAGTTGGCAAAAAGTATTTTCATACTTCGAgaggaaaattttataactCAGAAGACTTATTATATagatgtaataataattataaagatGTAAGGTGCGCATATAAGGCTGGATATATACCTCCTGTTTACAATATCAGCGGAAAAAGTAACAGCAGCGGTTTAAGTGTCAACAATAGCAGCGGTTTAGGTGTTAATAGAAGCGGATTAAGTACCAACATTAGTgataataacagtaacaataataattttacgaATTACTTGAACAGAGAAATTAACCCTCTGAAGCAGCCCATTCATAGTATGAATATGCTTAAAATGCATGAAAAAGGTACCGAGGAGTGTCCCACAGCatcaataaataatttggtgaactataaaaagaataacgaaagcgatatatattataaggaTAGAAATATGGCCATTAGTGAAAACAAATCTAGgttgaattttttaatttctgataaaaagaataacagTGAAGAAAATGTTATACGTTGTAATTACAACTTTATCAACGGTAATAAAACCAGTaaaaatggggaaaaaaTAGAGCAAGAAATAAGGTATgtaaaagataataattattttgataaGGAATATTTTCTCAATTCTCAAAGACTAGCTAATAATCACATAAGTAATCATgttaataattctaaaaatttGTCGGATAGCAACATTATCAATAACCCCACCCCTAAGTGTGCGCCGGTAAACAAACTAGTTAGTAATAACCGATCAAATAGTAGTAACCGATTAACTGGTGGTAACCGATCAAATAGTAGTAACCAATTAACTGGTGGTAACCGATCAAATAGTATTAACCGATTAACTGGTGGTAACCGATTAATTGGAAGTAACCGATTAATCAGTAATGACCGGTTAAATGGTAGTAACCGGTTAAATGGTAGTAACCAGCTAATTAGTAATAATCTGTTGAATAATAACGTTAAGTACGTAAATCACAATGACTTAGTGAACAAACATAGGTACTATAATATGAGAACACACGGAAGCagtaataacagtaataacaatagtctgtatatatataataaggaaGCTGCTCCTATATATCTTGataacagtaaaaaaaaaatatatatatctaatcCTACATTTTTCCCTCCATATACACCACAAAGTGTGCCAAATTATGACAAACACAATAACgagaatttttataatttaaaaaataatatatatatgcagaaCAGTAGTAGAGAAAATGTTAACAGAGAGTTAAATCGCAATCTGCAGGATGATGTACATATTCAAAAGACACATATGAaggaaaatgtaataaaatataagcaaaatataaatagtaaaaacAATGAAATTAAGCTCAAaaaatccttttttaaaCCTAACATAGATAATAATACACTTTATgattataagaaatatatgacACCAAATTGTACTTTAACAAAAGTGgcttttaataaaaatttatatattccttcACAGGAAATTAAAAGTACAGGGACAAAAAATTCTTACAAAGCTTTCAATactaataaagaaaaagtaaataattatttgaacACCTCTAcaagtaataattttaatttttctgaacatgttggaaaaaatacaaatgtcAGATGTCCTATATATACCCCTAATGCTGAGAATAGTCAGACTATGTTTTTGAATCAAAAGAAAGTAACCAAGCTTAACCCTTCTAATGTGTATTATAATGGAAGTATGAAttgtttagaaaaaaatgagattTACTTTCAGAAAATGCTTTTGAATGGCGGCGTGAATAGAATCGCGAAGAGTAGCAACTGTGTTAGGGGGAACAATAATGTAATCAGCACCCCAAACGGCAAGCTAAGCAGCAACGTAAGGGGTAACTGGAATGGCTGCCTGAATAGAAACTATAGTAGCAACCATAATAGCAACTGTAATGACAATCCATATGGCAACCCGCATGACAATCCGCTCGAAACCCCACATAGCCTAAATTTCAAGAATAAGCCCATGATCGAAAGGACTGATTTAATCAGATTAAATGCAGTAATGccagaaaataataaaaaaaaaatatattctaaagCAAATCCAGTGATCGAAACTTGtcaaaatgatgaaaattcTACAACCATGTTAACATCATTTGATAATAAATCATTACATGATCAATATGATGATGGAAAAGAATGGCCAGTTAGGATGTCCTTACAtagtgataataatataataaaaaaagacaatatatatgaaaacatATTTTCCCCTTTGAATTCttatgaaatgaaaaaacatattataaacaaTGAGAACAGTACAAATAGTAACGACGAAAGCttaaaaaatggtaataaGAACAACTTTCATACGAATTGTACGtctaattatataaagaGTAACACAAAGGACAGTGCAGACAAGGTGGGGTTTAACTTAAGCGTAAATAATGATTTCAATTTTggaaatatagaaaaaacattgaatcaaataaaaggaaatataattacatacaATGATTATAATGCATCAAATAGTGAAAAAGAACatgcatatgtaaataatatctacattaataatgaaaattcatttagtaaaaatagaaaatgttCGCCTTTTTTTGGGAAGTCAAATAATGCAGTTATTTcagataatgaaaataatgataatttattacaaaatacATATTCTGAAGTACAACtatttcaattaaatatTCAACTTGATGAGTCTACTTGGAGAAAAATTACTTTTACTCCTGAAGATAAGCTAGAtgacaaaataattaaatttattaatgataataaattaaagaaaatatttttactaactatcaaagaaaaaatgaaatacatGTTGCAAAATGACATAGCAAAATGGAGCATCAGCATTACGGAACTACTGTGA